A portion of the Rhodanobacter sp. AS-Z3 genome contains these proteins:
- a CDS encoding oligosaccharide flippase family protein, giving the protein MPVLRTNILANYAGQVWMALMGIVFIPVYIKLLGMEAFGLVGLMLSIQSLSMLFDLGMGGALNRELARRVHDSSATHTLGDLVRTFEWLVWPIALMIVVAVWLASGPLANHWLHPEDLSREVTAHAITIMGLAVALQWPSSFYANGLSGLERQPALNLINAGFATLRGAGVLAVLYWVSPTISAFMWWFAAVGACQTLVSAAALWRLLPTGAKSRAVFRSAELRAAGRFAGGLVAIMSLSVMLTQLDRIVISATLPLVELGYFSLAMSVAAGMGRMIQPMFNALYPRYSRLVSLGQQDLLTKLYHLSNQCLAVVVAAVAAILMVFGQDVIYLWTGDAATAAMLATPLSLLVAGTALNGLMNLPYALQLAHGWTRLTVSSNLVALLLGIPFCIWAVEHHGITGAASLWLVINLAFVAISIPLMHRRLLRGDLFSWYVRDLCPPMIAAATVALAAGWLLPSLPRNLHGILLLAIASSTTLLCAAMAAPQVRELVRQQLGRWVGLLP; this is encoded by the coding sequence ATGCCGGTACTTCGCACAAATATCCTGGCAAATTATGCGGGACAGGTCTGGATGGCCCTGATGGGCATCGTCTTCATTCCCGTATATATCAAATTGCTCGGCATGGAAGCCTTCGGTCTGGTCGGCCTAATGCTGAGCATCCAGTCGCTGTCCATGCTGTTCGATCTGGGCATGGGTGGCGCACTGAATCGCGAACTGGCCCGACGTGTGCACGATTCCAGCGCTACCCATACGCTTGGTGATCTGGTACGTACGTTCGAGTGGCTCGTCTGGCCGATCGCACTGATGATTGTCGTCGCAGTGTGGTTGGCAAGCGGCCCACTAGCGAATCACTGGCTGCACCCGGAAGACCTGAGCCGTGAGGTGACCGCACATGCAATTACGATCATGGGTTTGGCTGTAGCGTTGCAATGGCCCAGCAGCTTCTACGCCAACGGCCTGTCAGGGCTCGAGCGGCAGCCAGCCCTGAACCTGATCAATGCCGGCTTCGCCACCCTGCGTGGTGCCGGCGTGCTGGCCGTGTTGTACTGGGTGTCCCCCACGATCAGCGCATTCATGTGGTGGTTCGCTGCCGTGGGCGCATGCCAAACCCTGGTTTCCGCCGCCGCGCTGTGGCGCTTGTTGCCGACAGGTGCAAAGAGCCGCGCCGTCTTCCGATCGGCGGAACTCCGCGCGGCCGGGCGATTCGCCGGTGGGCTGGTCGCCATCATGAGTTTGTCGGTGATGCTCACCCAACTCGACCGGATCGTGATATCGGCCACACTTCCGCTAGTGGAACTTGGCTACTTCAGCTTGGCAATGAGTGTTGCCGCAGGCATGGGCCGCATGATCCAACCTATGTTCAATGCGCTGTATCCGCGTTACAGCCGACTGGTGTCACTCGGTCAGCAGGATTTACTGACCAAGCTCTATCATCTGAGCAACCAATGCTTGGCTGTGGTCGTGGCAGCTGTGGCGGCAATATTGATGGTGTTCGGCCAGGATGTGATCTACCTGTGGACCGGGGATGCTGCGACGGCAGCGATGCTGGCGACCCCGCTATCCCTGCTCGTCGCTGGTACGGCTCTCAACGGATTGATGAACCTGCCTTACGCACTGCAACTGGCTCACGGCTGGACACGACTCACCGTCAGCTCGAATCTGGTGGCGCTCCTTCTGGGCATCCCTTTCTGCATCTGGGCGGTTGAGCACCATGGCATTACTGGCGCTGCCAGCCTGTGGCTCGTCATCAATCTGGCCTTTGTTGCCATCAGCATTCCGCTAATGCATCGGCGTCTGCTACGCGGGGATCTGTTCAGCTGGTACGTTCGGGATCTGTGTCCTCCCATGATCGCCGCCGCAACAGTTGCGCTGGCGGCTGGTTGGCTTCTTCCCTCGCTGCCTCGCAACCTGCATGGCATCTTGTTGCTGGCGATCGCCAGCTCGACGACGCTATTGTGCGCAGCCATGGCCGCACCGCAGGTGCGCGAACTGGTGCGGCAGCAATTGGGCAGATGGGTCGGGTTACTCCCTTGA
- a CDS encoding cephalosporin hydroxylase family protein, producing MNAIEEFERERRGNIADLGQDHLLKNRAFQWFQHSLQHKYSYNFSSLGRPIIQYPQDMVAMQELVWQVRPDLIIETGIAHGGSLILSASMLALLDYCDAVTSGSVLDPSATRRRVLGIDIDIRAHNRAAIEAHPMAHRIDMIQGSSIAPEVIAKVHDIAKDHQRILVILDSNHTHDHVLAELEAYAQLTSPASYCIVFDTVVEDLPDAMFPDRPWGKGNNPKTAVWEYLRRLKEDGRVATDGKPLVFEIDRALESKLLITVAPDGYLRRS from the coding sequence ATGAACGCCATAGAAGAGTTTGAACGCGAGCGCAGAGGAAATATCGCTGACTTGGGACAGGACCACCTGTTGAAAAATCGTGCATTCCAGTGGTTCCAACACTCGCTGCAACACAAGTACTCCTACAATTTTTCGTCGCTTGGTCGTCCGATCATCCAGTATCCACAGGACATGGTGGCGATGCAGGAGCTGGTCTGGCAGGTCAGGCCCGACCTTATCATCGAGACGGGCATCGCCCATGGCGGGTCGTTGATCCTCAGCGCATCGATGCTGGCGCTGCTCGACTACTGCGATGCGGTGACCAGCGGGAGTGTGCTCGACCCGAGTGCCACCAGACGCCGCGTGCTGGGCATCGACATCGATATCCGAGCACACAACCGGGCTGCGATCGAAGCGCATCCGATGGCGCACCGGATCGACATGATCCAGGGCTCGTCGATTGCTCCCGAAGTGATCGCCAAGGTCCACGACATCGCCAAGGATCACCAGCGTATTCTGGTGATCCTCGACTCCAACCATACGCATGATCATGTACTTGCCGAACTCGAGGCCTACGCGCAGCTGACCTCTCCGGCCAGCTACTGCATCGTGTTCGACACCGTAGTCGAGGACTTGCCTGATGCGATGTTCCCCGATCGCCCCTGGGGCAAGGGCAACAATCCGAAGACCGCAGTTTGGGAATATTTGCGTCGCCTGAAGGAGGATGGCCGCGTAGCGACCGATGGCAAGCCGCTGGTATTCGAGATCGACCGTGCGCTCGAAAGCAAACTGCTGATCACGGTGGCCCCTGACGGCTACTTGCGGCGCAGTTAG
- a CDS encoding acetyltransferase, with the protein MRGVIFWGGTGQARVLRDALADADFRLLAVFDNRPIQSPFPDIPIYLGEEGLHSWLATRTGAIEVHACVAIGGHRGSERVLLQEWLQQQGMQPLTVIHPRAFVAADAEIGDGAQVLAMSAICANVKLGRGVIVNTSASIDHDCVIGSGVHVGPGANLAGEVRVEDYAFIGAGAVVLPGLKIGRSAIVGAGAVVIRDVAAGDVVAGNPATSLRR; encoded by the coding sequence ATGAGAGGCGTGATCTTTTGGGGTGGCACTGGGCAGGCGCGCGTTCTGCGTGATGCACTAGCTGACGCCGATTTCCGATTGCTCGCTGTATTCGACAATCGGCCAATTCAATCCCCATTCCCGGATATTCCAATCTATCTCGGCGAGGAAGGGCTGCACTCATGGCTGGCCACTCGAACCGGCGCAATTGAGGTTCATGCCTGCGTCGCAATCGGGGGCCATCGGGGAAGCGAGCGGGTGCTTCTCCAAGAATGGCTTCAGCAGCAAGGCATGCAGCCGCTGACCGTGATACACCCACGCGCTTTTGTCGCGGCCGATGCGGAGATCGGCGATGGCGCACAAGTTCTGGCGATGTCGGCCATCTGCGCCAACGTGAAGCTTGGACGCGGGGTGATCGTCAATACGTCGGCCTCAATCGACCACGATTGTGTGATCGGCAGCGGTGTCCACGTTGGCCCGGGCGCGAATCTTGCGGGAGAAGTCCGTGTTGAGGACTATGCATTCATTGGCGCGGGGGCAGTCGTCTTGCCAGGACTGAAGATAGGTCGAAGCGCTATCGTCGGAGCCGGCGCCGTGGTGATTCGCGACGTCGCGGCCGGTGACGTCGTGGCGGGCAATCCCGCAACAAGCCTTCGACGCTGA
- a CDS encoding DegT/DnrJ/EryC1/StrS family aminotransferase encodes MNNIEKSRIHYTKPSITELEIRYATDAASNGWGEHCYDYIHRFEAMFRQHLGVKHAIATSSATGALHIGMAAMGIGPGDEVVLADINWIASAAPIAHLGATPVLVDVLEDTWCLDPAAVEAAITPRTKAILAVHLYGNLCDMDALREIGLRHGIPVIEDAAEAIGSIWHGQRAGSMGVFGAFSFHGTKTITTGEGGIFVTNDDALYERALTLSNHGRARGETRQFWPEAIGFKYKMSNLQAAIGCGQLERIDELIAGKRRVFEYYRDALCSLTLRMNPEVAGTVNGYWMPTIVVDDSKPFDRAVLQAAFKADNIDGRVFFWPLSSLPSFQPRPEHMVSHSLASRAMNLPSYHDMTKEEQDRVIACVSRLVAVAS; translated from the coding sequence ATGAACAACATCGAAAAGTCGCGTATCCATTACACCAAACCTTCGATCACCGAACTCGAAATCCGCTACGCCACCGACGCCGCAAGCAACGGCTGGGGCGAGCACTGCTACGACTATATCCACCGCTTCGAAGCGATGTTTCGCCAGCACCTCGGCGTGAAGCATGCGATCGCCACCTCCAGCGCAACCGGCGCTCTGCACATCGGCATGGCGGCTATGGGCATCGGCCCAGGTGACGAGGTAGTGCTGGCCGATATCAACTGGATCGCATCGGCAGCGCCTATCGCCCATCTCGGCGCGACGCCGGTGTTGGTCGACGTCCTGGAAGATACTTGGTGCCTCGATCCGGCGGCAGTGGAGGCCGCGATCACGCCCAGGACCAAGGCGATTCTTGCCGTGCATCTGTATGGCAACTTGTGTGACATGGATGCCCTGCGGGAAATTGGCCTGCGCCACGGGATTCCCGTCATCGAGGATGCGGCGGAAGCCATTGGCTCGATCTGGCACGGGCAGCGTGCCGGCAGCATGGGCGTCTTCGGTGCGTTCTCCTTCCATGGCACCAAGACGATAACCACAGGCGAAGGTGGCATCTTCGTCACCAATGACGATGCGTTGTACGAGCGAGCGCTGACCCTATCCAACCACGGACGCGCACGCGGTGAAACGCGGCAGTTCTGGCCCGAGGCGATCGGTTTCAAATACAAGATGTCGAACCTGCAGGCGGCTATCGGCTGCGGTCAGTTGGAACGGATTGATGAGCTAATTGCAGGCAAACGCCGAGTATTCGAGTATTACCGCGATGCGTTGTGCAGCCTGACCTTGCGCATGAACCCAGAGGTCGCCGGCACGGTCAATGGCTATTGGATGCCGACCATTGTTGTCGATGACAGTAAACCGTTTGATCGCGCAGTCCTGCAAGCTGCTTTCAAGGCGGACAACATCGACGGCCGAGTGTTCTTCTGGCCGCTGTCGTCGCTGCCGTCTTTCCAGCCTCGCCCCGAACACATGGTGAGTCATTCGCTCGCGAGCAGGGCGATGAACTTGCCGAGCTATCACGACATGACAAAAGAGGAACAGGATCGCGTCATCGCCTGCGTGAGCAGGCTTGTGGCGGTAGCATCATGA
- a CDS encoding class I SAM-dependent methyltransferase has translation MKCRYCTTPLHDVFLDLGSAPPSNAFLTANALNAPEPWFPLKLFTCGSCRLVQVDEVQSHAALFAPDYVYHSSFSRSWLAHAERFVEQATVRLNLGRDSLVMEIASNDGYLLQYVAARGIPCVGIEPTSGTAKVAREKGIETLERFFGRDFAAEFVRDRGATDLIVANNVLAHVPDINDFVAGLATALAPEGAITVEFPHLMELVAKRQFDTVYHEHFSYFSFHTVKQIFATHGLTIWDVEQLPTHGGSLRLWAAHAHSHHVETPAVADLLRSETEAGMLDSAYYQHFQAQADAVKNDCLTFLLEQRRAGRKIAGYGAAAKGNTLLNYAGVRPDLLPYVVDASPHKQGHWLPGSRIPVVTESRLREDRPDFVLILPWNLSEEITAQLDYIREWGGRFVLAVPQLAVL, from the coding sequence ATGAAATGCCGTTACTGCACCACGCCACTGCACGACGTCTTCCTCGACCTCGGCAGTGCACCGCCCTCCAATGCCTTCCTGACGGCGAATGCCCTCAATGCACCAGAGCCCTGGTTTCCGCTGAAATTATTCACCTGCGGAAGCTGCCGGCTGGTGCAGGTGGACGAAGTGCAGTCGCACGCCGCGCTGTTTGCTCCGGACTACGTCTACCACTCGTCGTTCTCGCGTTCCTGGCTCGCCCATGCCGAGCGCTTCGTCGAGCAGGCGACAGTACGGTTGAATCTGGGGCGCGACAGCCTGGTCATGGAGATCGCTTCCAACGACGGCTATCTGCTGCAGTACGTTGCCGCACGCGGTATTCCGTGTGTGGGCATCGAGCCCACCAGTGGCACGGCCAAGGTGGCGCGTGAGAAAGGTATCGAGACGCTCGAGCGCTTCTTTGGCCGCGACTTTGCCGCGGAGTTCGTGCGCGATCGCGGCGCGACCGACCTGATCGTGGCGAACAACGTGCTGGCCCATGTTCCCGACATCAACGACTTTGTTGCGGGACTTGCCACCGCACTCGCCCCCGAAGGTGCAATCACAGTCGAGTTTCCGCACCTGATGGAACTGGTTGCGAAACGACAGTTCGACACGGTCTATCACGAGCACTTCTCGTACTTCTCGTTCCACACCGTGAAACAGATCTTCGCGACGCACGGCCTCACGATATGGGATGTCGAACAGCTGCCTACGCATGGTGGTTCGCTGCGTCTATGGGCGGCACACGCACACAGCCACCATGTCGAAACACCTGCCGTCGCAGACTTGCTGCGGTCCGAAACCGAGGCTGGCATGCTGGACAGCGCCTACTATCAGCATTTCCAAGCCCAAGCCGACGCAGTGAAAAACGATTGCCTCACCTTTCTGCTGGAGCAGCGTCGCGCCGGACGGAAGATCGCGGGTTATGGCGCTGCTGCCAAGGGCAACACGCTACTGAACTATGCCGGAGTGCGACCGGATCTGCTCCCGTATGTGGTCGACGCCTCTCCGCACAAACAGGGCCACTGGCTACCCGGATCGCGTATCCCGGTAGTGACCGAATCTCGCTTGCGCGAAGATCGGCCGGATTTCGTTCTGATCCTGCCATGGAACTTGAGCGAGGAGATCACCGCCCAACTCGACTACATCCGGGAATGGGGCGGCCGGTTTGTGCTCGCCGTTCCGCAATTGGCCGTTCTATGA
- the rfbC gene encoding dTDP-4-dehydrorhamnose 3,5-epimerase, translated as MKFVPTPLAGLTLIETTRVEDDRGQFSRVFCEAECAALRPGLHWTQINVSRTYYQGTVRGMHFQYPPAAEAKLIRCLRGRVFDVAVDLRANSPTFLRWHGVELDEDGQTQFFIPEGFAHGFQALSDEAQLLYLHSAPWNREKEGGLRHDDPTIAISWPLPVTRVSIKDKQLPSVKDTGFTGIPS; from the coding sequence ATGAAATTCGTCCCTACTCCGCTGGCCGGCCTCACCCTGATCGAGACGACGCGCGTCGAAGACGATCGCGGCCAGTTTTCCAGGGTTTTCTGCGAAGCGGAATGCGCTGCGCTGCGACCCGGCCTGCACTGGACACAGATCAACGTCTCCAGGACTTATTACCAAGGAACGGTCCGCGGCATGCATTTCCAGTACCCACCGGCAGCGGAAGCGAAACTGATCCGCTGCCTTCGTGGCCGCGTCTTCGATGTCGCGGTTGATTTGCGCGCCAACTCTCCGACGTTCCTGCGCTGGCACGGCGTGGAGCTGGATGAAGATGGGCAGACCCAGTTCTTTATCCCTGAAGGCTTCGCCCATGGCTTTCAGGCGCTGAGCGACGAAGCACAACTGTTGTACCTGCATAGCGCACCATGGAACCGCGAAAAGGAAGGCGGGCTGCGCCATGATGATCCGACTATCGCCATTTCCTGGCCTCTGCCGGTGACACGGGTTTCCATCAAGGACAAGCAACTGCCATCGGTGAAGGACACCGGTTTCACGGGAATCCCGTCATGA
- the rfbG gene encoding CDP-glucose 4,6-dehydratase yields the protein MESLALNELFGAAYAGRRVLVTGHTGFKGSWLCLWLTALGARVTGLALAPDTEPAHWNLLGLADVQDLHVDLRDAAAVQQTLLRAQPEIIFHLAAQPLVRRSYREPAVTFDTNVLGLVNLLEAVRATPSVRALVNATTDKVYLEQPTFGGYREDHPLGGHDPYSTSKACAELVTECYRKSFFVDKGPRVATARAGNVIGGGDWSQDRLVPDLVRAASTGSTLQIRNPEAVRPWQHVLEPLSGYLRLGELLLAGKAVEGPWNFGPSADATLPVRALVSLMQSHWPALHSAHQPGPHPHEAATLQLDSSRAKEHLGWRAVWDAETTLQSTIQWYRDHYEHHHLRSRENLQAYVDSARSAGLEWTS from the coding sequence ATGGAAAGTCTGGCCTTGAACGAATTGTTTGGAGCTGCCTACGCCGGTCGCCGTGTGTTGGTCACCGGGCACACTGGCTTCAAGGGCTCGTGGCTGTGCCTATGGTTGACCGCGCTGGGTGCACGCGTCACCGGACTTGCGCTGGCGCCCGACACAGAACCGGCGCACTGGAATCTGCTCGGCTTGGCCGACGTGCAAGATCTTCACGTAGATCTGCGCGATGCGGCCGCGGTGCAGCAAACCCTGCTGCGGGCCCAGCCGGAAATCATCTTTCATCTTGCGGCCCAACCACTGGTTCGGCGCAGTTATCGCGAGCCGGCCGTCACCTTCGACACCAATGTGCTCGGCTTGGTCAACCTGCTTGAAGCCGTACGTGCCACCCCCTCGGTGCGCGCTCTGGTGAACGCCACCACCGATAAGGTCTATCTGGAACAGCCCACTTTTGGTGGCTACCGGGAAGACCACCCACTGGGCGGCCATGATCCCTACAGCACGTCCAAGGCCTGCGCCGAGCTGGTGACAGAGTGCTACCGGAAGAGCTTCTTCGTGGACAAGGGACCACGAGTCGCCACGGCGCGCGCGGGAAATGTCATCGGCGGTGGCGACTGGTCGCAGGATCGGCTGGTGCCGGATCTGGTACGTGCCGCATCCACGGGTTCGACACTGCAAATCCGCAATCCCGAGGCAGTTCGTCCCTGGCAGCACGTACTTGAGCCGCTGTCAGGTTACCTGCGGCTGGGCGAACTGCTGCTCGCAGGCAAGGCAGTCGAAGGACCCTGGAATTTTGGGCCGTCTGCCGACGCCACCCTACCGGTACGAGCACTGGTCTCGTTGATGCAGTCGCACTGGCCGGCCTTGCACAGCGCACATCAGCCGGGACCCCACCCACACGAGGCCGCGACCCTGCAACTGGATTCTTCCAGAGCGAAAGAACACTTGGGCTGGCGCGCGGTGTGGGATGCGGAAACCACGTTGCAGTCCACCATCCAGTGGTATCGCGACCACTACGAACACCACCATTTAAGAAGCCGCGAGAACCTGCAGGCCTACGTTGACAGTGCGCGCTCGGCTGGACTGGAATGGACCTCATGA
- the rfbF gene encoding glucose-1-phosphate cytidylyltransferase, with protein sequence MKAVILAGGLGTRISEETIVRPKPMIDIGGKPVLWHILKIYSQHGINDFVICLGYKGYMVKEYFANYFLHTSDVTFDLINNRMEVHHQHAEPWRVTLVDTGDHTQTGGRLKRVESYLDGETFCFTYGDGLTDIDITAQLAFHKTRASLATMCAVQPPGRFGAINIEDNRITRFEEKPSGDGSWINGGFFILEPGVLDYIKGDATIWERDPLEALARDGQLSAYTHNGFWQPMDTLRDKLKLEELWQSGNAPWKVWP encoded by the coding sequence ATGAAAGCAGTCATCCTCGCCGGCGGTCTGGGCACACGGATCAGCGAAGAAACCATCGTGCGCCCCAAGCCCATGATCGACATCGGCGGCAAGCCCGTACTCTGGCATATCCTGAAGATCTATTCGCAGCACGGAATCAACGACTTCGTCATCTGCCTGGGCTACAAGGGCTACATGGTGAAGGAGTATTTTGCGAACTATTTTCTGCATACCTCCGATGTCACTTTTGACCTCATCAATAATCGGATGGAGGTTCATCACCAGCACGCCGAGCCATGGCGAGTGACCTTGGTGGACACCGGCGACCATACTCAGACGGGTGGTCGTCTGAAGCGGGTCGAAAGTTATCTGGACGGCGAAACGTTCTGCTTTACCTACGGCGATGGCCTCACCGACATCGACATTACAGCCCAACTTGCCTTCCACAAGACCAGAGCCAGCCTGGCCACCATGTGTGCGGTGCAGCCACCGGGCCGCTTCGGCGCCATCAATATCGAGGACAACCGGATCACACGCTTCGAGGAGAAGCCATCGGGCGATGGCTCCTGGATCAACGGTGGATTTTTCATCCTGGAGCCCGGCGTGCTCGACTACATCAAGGGCGACGCCACCATCTGGGAACGCGATCCGCTGGAAGCGCTGGCGCGGGACGGCCAGCTCTCCGCCTACACGCACAACGGGTTCTGGCAACCTATGGATACGCTTCGGGACAAGCTGAAACTCGAGGAGCTCTGGCAAAGCGGTAATGCCCCATGGAAAGTCTGGCCTTGA
- a CDS encoding pilin: protein MKTMQKGFTLIELMIVVAIIAILAAIALPQYQNYVARAQATAGLADITPGKTAFEEQINNGIQTTASYVATQIGLQDTTERCAVTSTLTSFTNGTGTIACTLKGNPKVAGVALTWTRNSSGTWACSNSGDATFKAKFAPKGCNL from the coding sequence ATGAAGACGATGCAGAAAGGTTTTACCCTGATCGAATTGATGATCGTTGTTGCGATCATCGCGATCCTGGCCGCCATTGCGCTGCCGCAATACCAGAACTACGTGGCACGTGCTCAGGCCACCGCCGGCTTGGCTGACATCACTCCGGGAAAGACCGCATTTGAGGAACAGATCAACAACGGCATCCAGACCACCGCGTCGTACGTCGCAACCCAGATTGGCCTTCAGGACACCACCGAACGCTGCGCCGTTACTAGTACTTTGACTAGTTTCACCAACGGCACGGGCACGATCGCATGCACTCTGAAGGGTAACCCCAAGGTCGCTGGCGTTGCCCTGACTTGGACGCGCAACAGCAGCGGCACGTGGGCTTGCAGCAACAGCGGCGACGCAACCTTCAAGGCCAAGTTCGCACCGAAGGGTTGCAACTTGTAA
- a CDS encoding pilin translates to MLRQRSTAGFTLIELMIVVAIIAILAAIALPLYSDYVARSQAAAALDEVTSGRTAYEERVNNGDSNPTLFTQVDNLGLQQDTARCHITATAPDSSGIGQVACKIRGNPEVMDKTITMARNASGNWNCQTDLAARQTPKGCTP, encoded by the coding sequence ATGTTGCGTCAGCGCAGCACCGCCGGTTTCACGTTGATCGAATTGATGATTGTGGTGGCGATCATCGCCATTCTGGCCGCGATCGCGCTGCCGCTTTACAGTGACTATGTGGCGCGCTCGCAAGCCGCAGCCGCGCTGGATGAGGTTACCTCAGGACGTACGGCCTACGAGGAGCGTGTCAACAACGGTGACAGCAACCCCACGCTCTTCACACAGGTAGACAATCTCGGCCTGCAGCAGGACACCGCACGTTGCCACATCACGGCAACCGCCCCCGACAGCAGCGGCATCGGGCAGGTGGCCTGCAAGATCAGGGGCAATCCCGAAGTCATGGACAAAACCATCACCATGGCTCGGAACGCCTCCGGCAACTGGAACTGCCAGACCGATCTGGCGGCGCGCCAGACTCCAAAAGGCTGTACGCCCTAA
- a CDS encoding acyltransferase family protein — protein sequence MIGTFARTCETFMPRGISLGNQEYRLGYRSDIEGLRAVAILLVVAAHAKVTWLAGGFVGVDVFFVLSGYLITGILWREISETGGIRFANFYARRFRRLLPALLTMLACTCLFAAAALPPGDQGSQATGAATAALWLSNIYFAFAHINYFDPNATSNLFLHTWSLGVEEQFYLIWPALMVLTLGWWRSEGAPAGRLITVMSVIAIVSLLACLSFTQTAPRMAFYLMPWRAWQFAIGSLVWLRFGSIRGGGTSDLMPLGSALAYRGLGWLGLALILISALWFDANTSYPGWHALLPTIGAAAVILAGIHSAGNSGISRVLSWSPLQRIGRLSYSWYLWHWPVLLLGGAIFVTDSALYRAALVILSLLIAAWSYRWVESPIRQQARWTIRPAVTVLSALALMAFVNVACITWFNAAGAWQGSPTQQRYAVARSDIPAIYKMGCDEWYYSDKVKPCVFGPDNAAHTAVLIGDSIGGQWFPAVFAVFNRPDWRLVVLTKSACPMVDELMFYPRIGRNYTECTIWRRQALRDIAKMRPDIVVMGSVQTSDFTQTQWVEGTARVLKTISDASGHIYLLRGTPHLPFDGPNCLSSRSWWPWLHPWKSTCDAPAYSARDNDVYRWLQQASSGFVNVEVVDLNSKVCPGNTCHAESHGRIIFRDSQHLTATFVESLSAHLANILHLEAPSQADPPR from the coding sequence ATGATCGGCACTTTCGCACGCACCTGCGAAACCTTCATGCCAAGGGGAATCAGTTTGGGCAATCAGGAATATCGGCTGGGCTACCGTAGCGACATTGAAGGCTTGCGAGCAGTCGCCATCCTGTTGGTAGTTGCCGCGCACGCCAAGGTGACATGGCTGGCTGGCGGCTTCGTCGGTGTGGATGTGTTCTTCGTCCTTTCCGGCTATCTGATCACAGGCATCTTGTGGCGGGAGATCAGCGAAACCGGCGGAATACGCTTCGCCAATTTCTATGCGCGCCGTTTTCGACGATTGCTTCCCGCACTGCTGACGATGCTGGCATGCACCTGCCTGTTCGCCGCAGCCGCGCTCCCCCCGGGCGACCAAGGCAGTCAAGCAACAGGGGCAGCGACGGCCGCTCTGTGGCTCAGCAACATCTATTTCGCATTCGCCCACATCAACTATTTCGACCCCAACGCGACAAGCAACCTTTTCCTGCACACATGGTCGCTGGGCGTTGAGGAGCAGTTCTACTTGATATGGCCGGCGTTGATGGTCCTGACGCTGGGCTGGTGGCGCAGCGAAGGCGCACCGGCTGGCCGTCTGATCACCGTGATGTCGGTGATTGCGATCGTCAGCCTGCTTGCGTGTCTCTCGTTTACGCAGACCGCGCCGCGAATGGCCTTCTATCTGATGCCGTGGCGAGCGTGGCAGTTCGCAATTGGATCGTTGGTGTGGCTGCGTTTCGGCTCAATTCGAGGTGGCGGAACGAGCGACCTGATGCCTCTCGGTTCTGCGCTCGCCTACCGTGGGCTGGGTTGGCTGGGGCTGGCGCTTATCCTGATATCAGCGCTGTGGTTCGATGCCAACACGAGCTACCCCGGCTGGCATGCATTGCTGCCCACCATAGGCGCCGCAGCAGTCATCCTTGCGGGAATCCACAGCGCAGGGAATAGCGGAATATCGCGCGTACTCAGCTGGAGTCCGCTGCAACGCATAGGCCGGCTGTCGTATTCCTGGTACCTGTGGCATTGGCCCGTTCTGCTTCTAGGCGGCGCAATCTTCGTCACTGACAGTGCGCTCTATCGCGCGGCGTTGGTGATCCTGTCATTGCTGATCGCGGCGTGGTCTTATCGATGGGTCGAATCGCCTATCCGACAACAGGCTCGCTGGACCATTCGTCCCGCCGTCACCGTGCTTTCGGCGCTGGCTCTCATGGCTTTCGTCAACGTCGCCTGCATCACCTGGTTCAATGCTGCTGGCGCGTGGCAAGGTAGCCCGACACAGCAACGTTATGCCGTCGCCCGCTCTGACATTCCCGCCATCTACAAGATGGGCTGCGACGAGTGGTACTACAGCGACAAGGTCAAACCCTGCGTTTTTGGACCAGACAACGCCGCCCATACCGCTGTATTGATCGGAGACAGCATCGGGGGACAGTGGTTTCCCGCCGTATTTGCGGTGTTCAATCGGCCAGACTGGCGGCTGGTGGTGCTGACCAAGTCCGCATGCCCCATGGTGGACGAACTGATGTTCTACCCACGCATCGGCAGAAACTACACGGAGTGCACGATCTGGCGTCGACAAGCCTTGCGTGACATCGCCAAAATGCGGCCGGATATCGTCGTCATGGGCTCCGTCCAAACCAGCGACTTCACCCAAACACAATGGGTCGAGGGCACAGCGCGCGTGCTCAAGACGATCAGTGATGCCAGCGGCCACATCTACTTGCTGCGCGGAACTCCACACTTGCCTTTCGACGGACCCAACTGCCTTTCGTCGCGTAGCTGGTGGCCGTGGCTACACCCATGGAAGAGCACCTGTGATGCGCCGGCATACAGCGCTCGCGACAACGATGTCTATCGCTGGCTGCAGCAAGCCAGCTCCGGCTTTGTCAACGTCGAAGTCGTGGATTTGAACAGCAAAGTTTGTCCCGGGAATACGTGTCATGCCGAGAGCCACGGCAGGATCATATTCAGAGACTCTCAACACCTCACGGCAACCTTTGTTGAGTCGCTGAGCGCCCATCTGGCCAACATCCTTCACCTTGAAGCGCCAAGTCAAGCAGACCCGCCAAGGTAA